One genomic window of Halorubrum hochsteinianum includes the following:
- a CDS encoding DUF7503 family protein: MHESVADYVAEHPKMAGVLFTALLLLTQAAPAAANAAVVNPGP, encoded by the coding sequence ATGCACGAAAGTGTCGCGGACTACGTGGCAGAGCACCCGAAGATGGCCGGCGTCCTGTTCACCGCACTGCTGCTGTTGACGCAGGCAGCGCCTGCGGCGGCGAACGCTGCTGTCGTAAACCCTGGACCCTAA
- a CDS encoding PadR family transcriptional regulator, producing MSEAQAVTDESTAASDLTAFQQNILTILAEEPMYGLAIKRELEAYYDSEVNHGRLYPNLDDLVELGLVEKSELDKRTNQYELTDAGHDVVLGQIEWVLDRFVTDEERADEVSALLE from the coding sequence ATGTCAGAGGCACAAGCAGTCACTGATGAATCGACGGCGGCGAGCGACCTCACGGCGTTCCAGCAGAACATCCTCACCATCCTGGCCGAGGAACCGATGTACGGGCTCGCCATCAAGCGGGAGCTTGAGGCGTACTACGACTCCGAAGTGAACCACGGCCGCCTGTACCCGAACCTCGACGACCTCGTCGAGCTCGGGCTCGTCGAGAAGAGCGAACTCGACAAGCGGACGAACCAGTACGAGCTCACCGACGCCGGCCATGACGTCGTTCTCGGCCAGATCGAGTGGGTCCTCGACCGCTTCGTCACCGACGAGGAGCGGGCCGACGAGGTCAGCGCGCTCCTCGAGTAG
- a CDS encoding DUF7108 domain-containing protein, translated as MTRTDDEPPEWAKERAREMVAADDDGEPDEPDAEGATAPDPDDERVPDVPVEAVDEAERLTRLAREAESAEPTPEIEQAAEQYRERRDALAAEYGYTARVRDEDDALVLYPDEWMDDGTVQLDRVEDTDRAVEVSLSGPGDADRYREVAAYNEAVAEEVAEREAEVHARTAETFAAFMSNHYVRPVDDTTPETRAEFREEYLVRNGWPTDEQLAVVDESLSVIESIAADVDGPAVDADPASDAPAAADSDDDASAGDGPATDDSA; from the coding sequence ATGACGCGAACTGACGACGAACCGCCGGAGTGGGCGAAGGAACGGGCGCGGGAGATGGTGGCAGCGGACGACGACGGGGAGCCGGACGAGCCCGACGCCGAGGGCGCGACCGCCCCCGACCCGGACGACGAGCGCGTCCCGGACGTGCCGGTCGAGGCGGTCGACGAGGCGGAGCGGCTCACCCGGCTCGCCCGCGAGGCCGAGTCCGCGGAACCCACGCCGGAGATCGAGCAGGCGGCAGAACAGTACCGAGAGCGGCGGGACGCCCTCGCGGCCGAGTACGGCTACACGGCGCGCGTCCGCGACGAGGACGACGCGCTCGTGTTGTACCCCGACGAGTGGATGGACGACGGGACGGTCCAGCTCGACCGCGTCGAGGACACCGACCGCGCGGTCGAGGTGTCGCTGTCCGGCCCCGGCGACGCCGACCGCTACCGCGAGGTGGCGGCGTACAACGAGGCGGTCGCCGAGGAAGTCGCCGAACGGGAGGCCGAGGTCCACGCCCGGACCGCGGAGACGTTCGCGGCGTTCATGAGCAACCACTACGTCCGCCCGGTCGACGACACGACCCCGGAGACCCGCGCCGAGTTCCGCGAGGAGTACCTCGTCCGGAACGGCTGGCCGACCGACGAACAGCTCGCCGTCGTCGACGAGTCGCTGTCGGTCATCGAATCGATCGCGGCCGACGTCGACGGTCCCGCCGTCGACGCCGATCCCGCCTCCGACGCCCCCGCGGCCGCGGATTCCGACGACGACGCTTCCGCCGGCGACGGTCCCGCGACCGACGACTCGGCGTAG
- a CDS encoding caspase family protein, translating to MSIDIDPLRETDGITVTDHIENTQFEVYTDRPVDPRPRPESDHYFPVDASVAVETGSIEIPRVAVVETRAGDGTLLTHGDCYAMPDGRYHVGINPAPTKLYFAFESGFSVSTTDRTTRIDLDTPGTVALGFRSLHQTPAGTITTPTDPESLMDAVSLLGSALQTTSPERSFPTLRGHPPLVEPGEEFSVPERVEPVDSGVRIVVPPEYRYLYPVVSLAYYFAAEVVPGDEPRIEGNGWTYPLEPGFEARTAEVLRQSFHMDCLVRTEGFYPVDLHERETTDLDLDWGRLYDLPLAERLGEYLDVPFETVEPELPQWTLTTDVRPDPKNVEMLPFVAGELSIVRSPETVTPADEEGGVGVGFLRASDDGAPATTNVPTGPNRPVPATSAVDAFDERDFVRGGASAEAAPDADPVRGADASADRGAVAAEADFVRPEPVDTVEHAWVGDGVPLDANKATLDAYHRRLEAGQVEQSRISVLVVCNDEQMREEGDVADLYGLRDMVQFDIEVRHDLDRVEMRDALASDVDFLHYIGHVDDRGMQCADSYLDLTDEDLEIGVSAFLLNACQSYQQGEALVHRGSRGGIVTLSDVANSPATKLGRIIARLMNSGFNLRTALHVAKRELITGNQYIVVGDGGTTICQSRSGGAIVVDLNGDPDENSEIETKIYPNGSHGIGSLSRINLESSNTNHYVPSKILTCHVSNSELKDFCDLELFPVFADGELRWSDDYSVN from the coding sequence ATGAGCATCGACATCGACCCGCTGCGTGAGACCGACGGCATCACCGTCACGGACCACATCGAGAACACGCAGTTCGAGGTGTACACCGACCGCCCCGTCGACCCGCGTCCCCGCCCGGAGTCCGACCACTACTTCCCGGTGGACGCGAGCGTCGCGGTCGAGACCGGGTCGATCGAGATCCCGCGCGTCGCGGTCGTCGAGACGCGGGCCGGCGACGGGACGCTCCTCACCCACGGCGACTGTTACGCGATGCCGGACGGGCGGTACCACGTCGGTATCAACCCGGCCCCGACGAAGCTGTACTTCGCCTTCGAGTCCGGGTTCTCCGTCTCGACGACCGACCGGACGACGCGGATCGACCTCGACACGCCCGGAACGGTCGCGCTCGGGTTCCGGTCGCTCCACCAGACCCCCGCGGGGACGATTACCACACCGACCGATCCCGAGTCGCTGATGGACGCCGTCTCGCTGCTCGGGTCCGCGCTCCAGACGACCAGCCCCGAGCGGTCGTTCCCCACGCTGCGAGGCCACCCGCCGCTCGTCGAACCCGGCGAGGAGTTCAGCGTTCCCGAGCGCGTCGAACCGGTCGACAGCGGGGTCCGGATCGTCGTGCCGCCCGAGTACCGCTACCTCTACCCCGTGGTCTCGCTGGCGTACTACTTCGCGGCCGAGGTCGTCCCCGGCGACGAGCCGCGGATCGAGGGCAACGGGTGGACGTACCCACTCGAACCGGGCTTCGAGGCGCGGACCGCGGAGGTGCTCAGGCAGTCGTTCCACATGGACTGTCTGGTTCGCACGGAGGGGTTTTACCCGGTCGACCTCCACGAGCGCGAGACGACCGACCTCGACCTCGACTGGGGGCGGCTGTACGACCTCCCGCTCGCGGAGCGGCTCGGCGAGTACCTCGACGTGCCGTTCGAGACCGTCGAACCCGAGCTGCCGCAGTGGACGCTGACGACGGACGTCCGCCCCGACCCCAAGAACGTGGAGATGCTCCCGTTCGTCGCCGGGGAGCTGTCGATCGTCCGCTCGCCGGAGACGGTGACGCCGGCCGACGAGGAGGGCGGCGTCGGGGTCGGATTCCTGCGGGCGTCGGACGACGGCGCGCCGGCGACGACGAACGTTCCGACGGGGCCGAACCGCCCCGTCCCCGCGACGAGCGCGGTCGACGCGTTCGACGAGCGGGATTTCGTCCGCGGCGGCGCGAGCGCCGAGGCGGCCCCGGACGCCGACCCGGTCCGGGGCGCGGACGCGTCGGCGGACCGCGGCGCGGTGGCGGCCGAGGCCGACTTCGTGCGCCCGGAGCCGGTCGACACCGTCGAGCACGCGTGGGTCGGGGACGGCGTCCCCCTCGACGCGAACAAGGCGACGCTCGACGCGTACCACCGTCGGCTCGAAGCCGGGCAGGTCGAGCAGTCGCGGATATCCGTCCTCGTCGTCTGTAACGACGAGCAGATGCGGGAAGAGGGCGACGTCGCGGACCTCTACGGGCTCCGCGACATGGTCCAGTTCGACATCGAGGTCCGCCACGACCTCGACCGCGTCGAGATGCGCGACGCGCTCGCGTCCGACGTGGACTTCCTCCACTACATCGGTCACGTCGACGACCGCGGCATGCAGTGCGCGGACAGCTACCTCGACCTGACCGACGAGGACCTCGAAATCGGCGTCAGCGCCTTCCTGCTCAACGCCTGTCAGTCGTACCAGCAGGGCGAGGCCTTGGTCCACCGCGGCTCCCGCGGCGGCATCGTCACCCTCTCCGACGTGGCGAACTCGCCCGCGACGAAGCTCGGCCGGATCATCGCCCGCCTGATGAACAGCGGGTTCAACCTCCGCACGGCGCTTCACGTCGCGAAGCGGGAACTGATCACGGGCAATCAGTACATCGTCGTGGGCGACGGGGGGACGACGATTTGTCAGAGTCGGAGTGGCGGAGCAATTGTGGTGGATTTAAACGGGGATCCAGATGAAAATTCCGAGATAGAGACCAAAATATACCCAAATGGGTCTCACGGGATCGGGTCACTGTCTAGGATCAACCTAGAATCAAGCAACACGAACCACTACGTCCCTTCAAAAATCCTCACTTGTCACGTATCTAACAGTGAGCTGAAAGACTTCTGTGATTTGGAACTCTTTCCAGTGTTTGCCGATGGAGAACTTCGGTGGAGTGACGACTATTCGGTGAATTAG
- a CDS encoding halocyanin domain-containing protein, with protein MPSTNRRAFLGASTVVGLGSLVALGNRHAANAETERTTSEHGNDSLENWLATANDPRTPQIRDFRFDDPPTVYLDVSNSKSFSPPAIKVAPGTTVTWEWTGSDDEYNVVATDGTFDSGGPDGETETTFEYTFESEGVYRYVSEPQADAGMKGVVVVESAPSSGYPAVDEWLVDTNGYDGSVTDRTDERLVEITTGAEGNGGNLAFDPHAVKVSTETTVRWSWTGSGGAHDVAFEDADIGGETIDAEPGVHFEHTFNEPGVFRYACRPHRAIGHRGAIIVE; from the coding sequence ATGCCCTCCACCAACCGCCGAGCGTTCCTCGGAGCGAGCACCGTCGTCGGCCTCGGTTCGCTGGTCGCTCTCGGGAACCGACACGCGGCGAACGCCGAGACGGAACGCACGACGAGCGAGCACGGAAACGACTCGTTGGAGAACTGGCTTGCGACGGCCAACGACCCGCGAACACCACAGATCCGCGACTTCCGGTTCGACGATCCGCCGACGGTGTATCTCGACGTATCGAACTCGAAATCGTTCTCGCCGCCCGCGATCAAGGTCGCGCCCGGTACGACGGTGACGTGGGAGTGGACCGGAAGCGACGACGAATACAACGTCGTGGCCACGGACGGGACGTTCGACAGCGGCGGACCCGACGGGGAGACAGAGACGACGTTCGAGTACACCTTCGAGTCGGAGGGGGTGTATCGGTACGTCAGCGAACCGCAGGCGGACGCGGGAATGAAGGGCGTCGTCGTGGTTGAATCCGCGCCGTCGAGCGGGTATCCCGCCGTCGACGAGTGGTTGGTCGATACGAACGGGTACGACGGGAGCGTCACGGATCGGACGGACGAGAGGCTCGTCGAGATCACGACCGGGGCGGAAGGCAACGGCGGGAACCTCGCGTTCGACCCGCACGCGGTGAAGGTCTCGACCGAAACGACGGTCCGCTGGTCGTGGACCGGCAGCGGCGGCGCACACGACGTCGCCTTCGAGGACGCCGACATCGGCGGCGAGACGATCGACGCGGAGCCCGGCGTCCACTTCGAGCACACGTTCAACGAGCCCGGCGTCTTCCGGTACGCCTGCCGACCTCACCGGGCGATCGGTCACCGCGGCGCGATTATCGTGGAGTAA
- a CDS encoding pterin operon protein has translation MTTSNADPIRESAASTGERAESGLLSDLDAVRERCGTVTVSCSYRCATGTAFGGEWRGVPVGPLLDAAPADTTHLRAESADGYWAHVAVRNALDAVVATERLDGTGDGLPRLVGPGFDSSRTVRDLAALVPVALPPGTDPETAALRDDPSEADAAGRDGGGPTESAGNDA, from the coding sequence GTGACCACGTCGAACGCCGATCCGATCCGAGAAAGCGCCGCGTCGACCGGCGAGCGGGCCGAGTCGGGCCTGCTTTCCGACCTCGACGCCGTCAGAGAGCGATGCGGCACCGTCACCGTCTCCTGTAGCTACCGGTGCGCGACCGGGACGGCGTTCGGCGGCGAGTGGCGCGGCGTCCCGGTGGGGCCGCTCCTCGACGCCGCGCCAGCGGACACGACCCACCTCCGCGCCGAGTCGGCTGACGGGTACTGGGCGCACGTCGCGGTGCGGAACGCGCTCGACGCCGTCGTCGCGACGGAGCGCCTCGACGGGACGGGGGACGGCCTTCCGCGCCTTGTCGGCCCCGGGTTCGACAGTTCGCGGACGGTACGAGACCTCGCCGCGCTCGTCCCCGTCGCGCTCCCGCCGGGCACCGATCCGGAGACGGCCGCGCTCCGCGACGACCCGTCGGAGGCGGACGCCGCCGGACGCGACGGCGGCGGGCCGACGGAGTCCGCGGGAAACGACGCGTGA
- a CDS encoding helix-turn-helix transcriptional regulator: MTAEEGHDGAQYLAGSPVRVAILRTLREEPRRPAALTDAVDATRTTVQRILAGFRERDWVVKRDAAYRVTLTGARVHDAYEALLTEVERGERYGRFAATVERVGVEFPPAGIPDSDLTVASDQNPLAAVDRLTELLRESHDADIRAVSPVVIQQFNDAAAAALDDGASVELIIDRDVVDASVAEFGPATDRALDDDDAEVYVSADPIEYGLFRCDEVACVTAYDDRNNPRSVLESTDRTVVEWVDDAFESLRDDATRLSSVVERA, translated from the coding sequence ATGACGGCCGAGGAGGGACACGACGGCGCACAGTACCTCGCCGGTTCGCCCGTTCGGGTCGCGATACTCCGGACGTTACGCGAGGAGCCCCGACGCCCGGCAGCGCTGACCGACGCGGTCGACGCGACCCGGACGACCGTCCAGCGGATCCTCGCGGGGTTCCGCGAGCGCGACTGGGTGGTGAAACGCGACGCCGCCTACCGGGTGACGCTGACCGGAGCGCGCGTCCACGACGCCTACGAGGCGCTGCTGACGGAGGTCGAGCGCGGGGAGCGCTACGGGCGGTTCGCCGCGACGGTCGAGCGCGTCGGGGTGGAGTTCCCCCCGGCCGGAATCCCGGACAGCGACCTCACCGTCGCGTCCGATCAGAACCCGCTGGCGGCGGTCGACCGGCTCACGGAACTGCTCCGCGAGAGCCACGACGCCGACATCCGGGCGGTCTCGCCGGTCGTCATCCAGCAGTTCAACGACGCCGCCGCCGCGGCGCTGGACGACGGCGCGAGCGTCGAACTGATCATCGACCGCGACGTGGTCGACGCCTCCGTCGCGGAGTTCGGGCCGGCGACCGACCGCGCGCTGGACGACGACGACGCGGAGGTGTACGTGAGCGCGGACCCGATCGAGTACGGGCTCTTCCGGTGCGACGAGGTCGCCTGCGTGACCGCGTACGACGACCGGAACAACCCGCGGAGCGTGCTCGAATCGACGGACAGGACCGTCGTCGAGTGGGTCGACGACGCGTTCGAGTCGCTCAGAGACGACGCGACGCGTCTCTCCTCGGTGGTCGAGCGCGCCTGA
- a CDS encoding transcription initiation factor IIB, which translates to MTRPTRQRDHDRQRVGDEDAEEAETDVADIEDVDELDPEDFDPEDLTRTADGELIHEETGLVIEDEQIDPGPEWRAFNHNERQEKSRVGAPTTKTMHDKGLTTTIDWKDKDAYGRSISSKKRSQMHRLRKWQERIRTKDAGERNLQFALSEIDRMASALGVPRSVREVASVIYRRALNEDLIRGRSIEGVSTAALYAACRKEGIPRSLEEISEVSRVDRKEIGRTYRYISQELGLEMRPVDPKKYVPRFSSELELSEEVQSKANEIIETTAEQGLLSGKSPTGYAAAAIYAASLLCNEKKTQREVADVAQVTEVTIRNRYQEQIEAMGIHS; encoded by the coding sequence ATGACACGGCCCACCCGGCAACGGGATCACGACCGGCAGCGCGTGGGGGACGAGGACGCCGAAGAAGCGGAGACCGACGTCGCGGACATCGAGGACGTCGACGAACTGGATCCCGAGGACTTCGATCCGGAGGATCTCACCCGGACGGCCGACGGGGAGCTGATACACGAGGAGACCGGGCTCGTCATCGAGGACGAGCAGATCGATCCCGGCCCGGAGTGGCGCGCGTTCAACCACAACGAGCGACAGGAGAAGTCGCGCGTCGGAGCCCCGACGACGAAGACGATGCACGACAAGGGGCTGACGACGACGATCGACTGGAAGGACAAGGACGCGTACGGGCGCTCCATCTCCTCGAAGAAGCGGTCGCAGATGCACCGCCTGCGCAAGTGGCAGGAGCGGATTCGCACCAAGGACGCCGGCGAGCGAAACCTCCAGTTCGCGCTCTCGGAGATCGACCGGATGGCGAGCGCGCTCGGCGTCCCCCGGTCGGTACGCGAGGTCGCCTCGGTGATCTACCGACGGGCGTTGAACGAGGACCTCATCCGCGGGCGCTCGATCGAGGGCGTCTCGACCGCCGCCCTCTACGCCGCCTGCCGCAAGGAGGGGATCCCCCGCAGCCTCGAAGAGATCTCGGAGGTCTCGCGGGTCGACCGCAAGGAGATCGGGCGGACGTACCGGTACATCTCCCAGGAGCTCGGCTTAGAGATGCGGCCGGTCGATCCGAAGAAGTACGTCCCGCGATTTTCCTCGGAGCTGGAGCTCTCCGAGGAGGTCCAGTCGAAGGCCAACGAGATCATCGAGACGACGGCCGAACAGGGGCTGCTCTCCGGGAAGTCGCCGACCGGCTACGCCGCGGCCGCCATCTACGCGGCCTCGCTGCTCTGTAACGAGAAGAAGACCCAGCGCGAGGTCGCCGACGTGGCTCAGGTCACCGAGGTCACCATCCGCAACCGGTATCAAGAGCAGATCGAAGCGATGGGCATCCACAGTTAG
- the rnhA gene encoding ribonuclease HI, whose protein sequence is MPTIDCDPTAARERLADAGVSVDEGNTPHERWRAEREGAVAVAYDDKVVVQGSDPTRLTALLSDGGGRAHVYFDGASRGNPGPASVGWCLVTSDGVVAEGGERIGRATNNQAEYAALVRALEAADEYGFDAVDVRGDSELIVKQVRGEWNANDPELRERRVRARELLERFDRWSIAHVPREINERADDLANEALDDAN, encoded by the coding sequence ATGCCGACGATCGACTGCGATCCGACCGCCGCGCGCGAGCGACTCGCGGACGCGGGCGTCAGCGTCGACGAGGGGAACACCCCCCACGAGCGGTGGCGCGCCGAGCGCGAGGGGGCCGTCGCGGTCGCCTACGACGACAAGGTCGTCGTTCAGGGGAGCGATCCGACGCGGCTCACCGCCCTGCTGTCCGACGGCGGCGGCCGCGCGCACGTCTACTTCGACGGGGCCTCGCGGGGGAACCCGGGGCCCGCCTCGGTCGGTTGGTGTCTGGTCACGTCCGACGGGGTCGTCGCGGAGGGCGGCGAGCGCATCGGGCGCGCGACGAACAACCAGGCCGAGTACGCCGCGCTGGTCCGCGCGCTGGAGGCGGCCGACGAGTACGGCTTCGACGCGGTCGACGTCCGCGGCGACTCCGAACTCATCGTCAAGCAGGTCCGCGGCGAGTGGAACGCCAACGACCCCGAACTCCGCGAGCGACGGGTCCGCGCCCGGGAGCTGTTGGAGCGGTTCGACCGGTGGTCGATCGCCCACGTACCGCGGGAGATAAACGAACGCGCCGACGATCTGGCGAACGAGGCACTCGATGACGCGAACTGA
- a CDS encoding inorganic diphosphatase: MVNLWEDLETGPNAPDEIYAVVECLKGERNKYEYDKDVPGVVLDRVLHSNVHYPYDYGFIPQSYYDDEDPFDVMVLVEDQTFPGCVIEARPVALMKMDDDGEQDDKVIAVPTEDPRFDHIEDLDDIPQQTLDEIDEFFATYKNLEAGKEVETLGWEDKQAAKDAIEHAQDLYDEQVA; encoded by the coding sequence ATGGTCAACCTCTGGGAAGATCTCGAGACGGGACCGAACGCGCCGGACGAGATCTACGCCGTGGTGGAGTGTCTCAAGGGCGAGCGGAACAAGTACGAGTACGACAAGGACGTTCCCGGCGTCGTCCTCGACCGCGTCCTCCACTCGAACGTCCACTACCCGTACGACTACGGCTTCATCCCGCAGTCGTACTACGACGACGAGGACCCGTTCGACGTGATGGTGCTCGTCGAGGACCAGACGTTCCCCGGCTGCGTGATCGAGGCCCGCCCCGTCGCGCTGATGAAGATGGACGACGACGGCGAGCAGGACGACAAGGTGATCGCGGTGCCGACGGAGGACCCCCGGTTCGACCACATCGAGGACCTCGACGACATCCCCCAGCAGACCCTCGACGAGATTGACGAGTTCTTCGCGACCTACAAGAACCTCGAAGCGGGCAAGGAGGTCGAAACGCTTGGGTGGGAGGACAAACAGGCCGCGAAAGACGCGATCGAACACGCGCAGGACCTGTACGACGAGCAGGTCGCCTGA
- a CDS encoding IS6 family transposase translates to MPENDRLSGCLDEINLEFVEREATPKLLMKLSIQLHLSGLSLSNTVSFLEVFGVDRVRSTVHNWVHKADLQPESDRNPNHVAVDETVIQLDTEQYWLYAAVDPESNDLLHTRLEPTRNNAIADRFFAELREKHDVDDAIFLVDGAAPLQRACRKHGLDFRYERHGNRNSVERVFREVKRRTTSFSNCFSNAEAETANEWLRSFAFAWNQLI, encoded by the coding sequence ATGCCAGAAAACGACCGCCTCAGCGGCTGTTTAGACGAGATCAACTTAGAGTTTGTGGAGCGAGAAGCAACACCGAAGCTGTTGATGAAGCTCAGTATTCAGCTCCATTTGTCTGGACTATCGCTTTCGAATACTGTTTCGTTTCTTGAGGTATTCGGTGTTGATCGAGTTCGATCGACCGTTCATAACTGGGTTCACAAAGCCGACCTACAGCCGGAATCGGATCGGAACCCGAATCACGTCGCGGTTGATGAGACCGTGATTCAACTCGATACTGAGCAATATTGGCTGTACGCTGCTGTCGATCCCGAATCAAATGATCTGCTACACACACGGCTTGAACCGACGAGAAATAACGCGATCGCAGATCGGTTTTTCGCGGAACTCCGCGAAAAACACGACGTAGATGACGCGATCTTTCTCGTTGATGGTGCGGCTCCACTTCAGCGAGCCTGTCGTAAACACGGCCTCGATTTCAGATACGAACGACATGGAAATCGGAACAGCGTCGAACGTGTCTTTCGTGAGGTAAAACGCAGAACTACCAGTTTCTCAAACTGTTTCAGCAACGCCGAAGCAGAAACAGCAAACGAGTGGCTCAGATCCTTTGCCTTCGCATGGAATCAGCTTATCTGA
- a CDS encoding Nre family DNA repair protein — MRLDEFIEFEANERAERRRLASEKDYGILDHLDSFERRFDEHVSDDAVVGSVSPSIFVGRADYPNVSTGLLSPVGREERAAAFETSAAWYDEGVSISDVFDRRTSLLNSTRGVDVADAGATGGVTSVGGGGGPAESVHDAWNGWLGVQREVAIADRPVDVEIGLDGRPDLDFEVGTEDIKTPTGPRAAARTADLGENPHVPRPVKKTLEDDDWRAEGAMTYLYRRGFDVYEINTILSAGALGRGENRRLVPTRWSITAVDDTVGQFLRGSIRDNPTVDGIEVHRNEYLGNAFWVILVPGQWEYELVEMKSPGSIWNPDPEAGVYLAAASEGREGRTDYVEETAGAYYAARLGVLEHLDDRGRQAKALVLRHVSDDYWGPVGVWQVREAVRNAFEGELGTAETFGEAVRGVADHLPVSLARLRRKSTLAAGLQANLGDFVDAG; from the coding sequence ATGCGGCTCGACGAGTTCATCGAGTTCGAGGCGAACGAGCGCGCCGAGCGGCGGCGACTCGCGAGCGAGAAGGACTACGGTATCCTCGATCACCTCGACTCCTTCGAGCGGCGCTTCGACGAGCACGTCTCCGACGACGCCGTCGTCGGCAGCGTCTCGCCCTCCATCTTCGTCGGCCGCGCGGACTACCCGAACGTCTCGACCGGGCTGCTCTCGCCGGTCGGCCGCGAGGAGCGCGCGGCGGCGTTCGAGACCTCCGCGGCGTGGTACGACGAGGGCGTCTCGATTTCGGACGTGTTCGACCGCCGGACGAGCCTGCTCAACTCGACTCGCGGGGTCGACGTGGCGGACGCGGGCGCGACGGGCGGCGTGACCTCGGTCGGGGGCGGTGGCGGGCCGGCCGAGAGCGTCCACGACGCGTGGAACGGCTGGCTCGGCGTTCAACGCGAGGTCGCGATCGCGGACCGCCCGGTCGACGTGGAGATCGGACTCGACGGCCGCCCCGACCTCGACTTCGAGGTCGGGACGGAGGACATCAAGACGCCGACCGGCCCGCGCGCCGCGGCCCGGACGGCCGACCTCGGCGAGAACCCGCACGTCCCCCGGCCGGTGAAGAAGACATTGGAGGACGACGACTGGCGCGCCGAGGGGGCGATGACGTACCTCTACCGCCGCGGGTTCGACGTGTACGAGATCAACACGATCCTCTCGGCGGGCGCGCTCGGGCGCGGCGAGAACCGGCGGCTCGTCCCGACGCGCTGGTCGATCACGGCCGTCGACGACACGGTCGGGCAGTTCCTCCGCGGGTCGATCCGCGACAATCCGACCGTCGACGGGATCGAGGTCCACCGCAACGAGTACCTCGGCAACGCGTTCTGGGTGATCTTGGTTCCGGGGCAGTGGGAGTACGAGCTCGTCGAGATGAAATCGCCCGGCTCCATCTGGAACCCCGACCCGGAGGCCGGGGTGTACCTCGCAGCCGCGAGCGAGGGGCGCGAGGGGCGCACCGACTACGTCGAGGAGACCGCGGGCGCGTACTACGCCGCCCGCCTCGGCGTGTTGGAACACCTCGACGACCGGGGGCGACAGGCGAAGGCGCTCGTCTTACGCCACGTCTCCGACGACTACTGGGGCCCGGTCGGCGTCTGGCAGGTCCGCGAGGCCGTCAGGAACGCCTTCGAGGGCGAACTCGGCACCGCGGAGACGTTCGGCGAGGCGGTCCGCGGCGTCGCCGACCACCTCCCCGTGTCGCTGGCGCGGCTCCGACGGAAGTCGACGCTGGCGGCCGGGCTTCAGGCGAACCTCGGAGACTTCGTCGACGCTGGGTGA